Within the Trichoderma breve strain T069 chromosome 3, whole genome shotgun sequence genome, the region AGTTTCATCTATTGATTCaggcctcttcctctctctgtATGTAGTAGGTAGCCATTATATAGCTACACACCAGATCCAATATCAAGtgtgaaaagaaaaaaaaaggcaaaaaaagggtAGTGAAAAAGTAAATGTACACTCAAACGCCTCCCATGCATGACCAGCATATCTCGCGCGCCCACGAGTGACTGCCGTCATCCCGTTCGGTTTcccgtctttttcttttttcttccaacatagatatataaagaaaaagacggtTTCGTAAagaaagcaaacaaaatGGGTTcccatcaacaccatgccTGTGTCGGTTTGTTCAAACAATCCCAAAACAAGTAAAAAACAACATCAAGTAAGGAGTATAACCACCAAAAAGACAGAAGAAACCGCTTAGTAGAAGCTCTCCACCATGGTGTCTTTCAttgtggtgttgatgttgctggGGCCCTGGCCTTCGCCGAGTCTAAAGACGCTCTCGATGACGCTCAACTCGGTAGACGTGGTGTCGAGTCCGGTGACGGCCATCCAGTCGTTGACCACCATGCCGGCGCCCACGACGTTGCTGCCTCGGTTGACACTGCCGGCCACCAGGGGAATCTGCAGCAGACTGGACAGCTCGTCCTGGTCCTGGATGGTCGTCTTGGGGTGCACCAGGCCGCCCTGGTTGGAAATGCTCATGTAGCTACCGACAAGGACGTTGTCGGCGACGGTCTGGCGAAACACTTCGACGCCTAGCACGTCGGCGATAATCTCCTCCGTTTCGCGCTCCAGATCCGGGTGGACCAGGGCAATGTGGTCATTGGTGGCAATGACGTTGCCTAGGGCCGACAGACGCTCCTCGATGCGCTGGATGCGCACCGAGTCGGGCAGCGAGTTGCGCAGGTGCTGCAGCTCCTGGTCCGAAGTCGTCGTGGGCACCAAAAGGCCCTTGCGGTTGCCGGCCGTGAGGCGTCCGATAATGCGCGTGCCGGCGATGGTGGTGCGCACAATGGGGATGACGTCCTGGAGCTCAGCCTCGAAGACACTGCGAGATATCTCGTTAGGGCTTGTTACCATCGCTGCTGGTTATGGTATTTGATTTACCTGTAAAAGTTCTCGCTGGCGCCGAGAGCCACCAGGGCGTATGAATTTGTCAACGTCGCAAAGACGCCAACCCTGCAGAAAACCACCAGAGTCAGTCAAAGTCCGGATATCCAATagttgaagaaagagaggaagagggagagaaccAGGGAAATCCCAAAGCAATCCGATCCAGGTCGACAAAAGCTCAAGATCCCTCCTCGttccgtcttcttccccctccccctctaTCAATCacaagacgaagaaaaaacatACTCGTTAGAGTTCTCAAACTGAGCACGAACAGCCATGATGCTTGTAGTATCAACAACACAGTTCTGAATCGGTAGAATAGTGACGGTGTTTAATAAAACAATTAAAGAATTAAAGAAAGCTTCGAATCTAAAGAagcttgtcttttttgtctgTATGTCGATgtaaggaaagaaaagaaaagctcaaATGCTAAACCcgctaaaaaaaaagactgcTGATGCAAGCAAAGTGCCCCGCGGatcaagttttttttttctgccggAATGGGAATGAAGTGGAAGAGGGGAGACGGACTAAGGCAGTGGTTTCTCAGCGCCTTTTAAGTACCAGCGAGCACtgaggtacctgtacctgtacatgcAATCCTTCAGCGCCTAGCGATGACTCTATCTCTCTTTCAGTGTAACAGGCCGCTGAAAAAACAGCCTGTGTGATTCGCCTTGCAGCAaagcctcatctcatctcagctACTAGGTAATCTCATGCTCCATTCCGCGCCCCAGAAACAAAAGCAACGATtcaagataaaaaagaattacagaaaaataataattaaaaaagacaaaataggaaaaagaagagtcaCAATCTGCTCACAAGCAGCATAGCGCTGAAAACTGACACAGCCAACCCGCAGTAAACAATTAGGATTTGATGTCAAATCAATTCGAGCCCTCGATGACTCAGTCCAGCTTTTAGGGGCCAAAAGTACCTGCCGGGTCATTCCGCGCCACCAAGGGTACTTCAGTCCCAACTAAGCCAAGACCCTGAAGCTGTGACTCAACATTCAAGGTTGAGATTGGAATCGTGCATTGCCACAGAACAGGGTGCGGTGACTCTTTTCCCCATAGTTTCATCGCATCGACTTGATCAGAATGGGGAACAAAAATCAATGCCGAAagaggcaaggaagaaaaaaagagtgaaaaaaaaaaaaaatgaaaaaaaaaagaatgaaaataTTACACTGAGAGGCGAAATAGGTGTCGCTCAGGTAAAGGTTTGTTGAATATAGTACCTTATATCGAACAATATCCTCTTTTAGGCCCCTATAGCTTGCATTTACTACCCCCGCTGAGTTTGTTCTTCGAAGATATCGTCATTCATTGGTATAAGATGGATACTATAACAGAGAGGCATGCCATTTCTTGTTTACCTCTGCACACTTATACTACATTCAGCCCCCAGTATATCCATGCTTGCATCATAAACATCTAGTGTCTCCATACGTATGTTGCAGAATGCGATTACAACCAAGACGATCACACTCTACAGGAAAAAAGGTTGTATCTCATGAACTAGCCAAGAAatgctggtggtggttcTTCCCATGCGCTCTCTACTGCCGTCGCCACCGAGGTTGTTGCTAATGCTGTGCCAACGGCGCAAGCGAGGAAAATAGGCACGGCCAAGGGAGGGCATGCAATGGCCACTGCCTCTACAGCGATTGGAGTAGCAACCATCCATGTAGCCGTAGCCGTAGTTATTGTAGCACTAGTTACTGCGAGATCTTTCCAGCTGGATTCGGGCAAATCGTCCAAGTTGCCGACATTGTTTAGTACTGGCCGGTCATACCCATCCCTTCGAGGAAGATTCAGCCAGACCAGGCATTCCCCTTGTGCTATCTGGCCATCGATGGTCAAGGGAAATAGATTCCCAAGGATGACAAAGGAACGAGGGATGACCAGCGTGCAGTATGAGGGTatgagaagatgaaatgtGATATTCCTAGCACCGTCCccggcttc harbors:
- a CDS encoding eIF-6 family domain-containing protein; translation: MAVRAQFENSNEVGVFATLTNSYALVALGASENFYSVFEAELQDVIPIVRTTIAGTRIIGRLTAGNRKGLLVPTTTSDQELQHLRNSLPDSVRIQRIEERLSALGNVIATNDHIALVHPDLERETEEIIADVLGVEVFRQTVADNVLVGSYMSISNQGGLVHPKTTIQDQDELSSLLQIPLVAGSVNRGSNVVGAGMVVNDWMAVTGLDTTSTELSVIESVFRLGEGQGPSNINTTMKDTMVESFY